The following are encoded in a window of Candidatus Fluviicola riflensis genomic DNA:
- a CDS encoding cytochrome-c peroxidase, translating into MQPRILHISLFTALIGFALMACISENGETKLELPPHFPAMNYPENNQFNQDRVDLGRKLFYDPILSRNNDISCASCHKQSLAFADTAAISPGTEGRMGTRNAPTLANVGYNPTVLFDGFLETLEKQILVPIQEHAEMDFNIVDVSKRMKADPAYVAMSKKAYDREPDAFVITRAISAFERTLISSHSKYDAFLQGKKRLSAAETRGKNLFFDRLHCSQCHGGFNFTDFSVRNNGLFPVYADSGRMRVTQLEIDRDMVKVPTLRNITLTAPYMHDGRFKTLRDVLNHYESGGEPHPNKSAVIQPFTLTEAEENDLISFLKTLTDKQFITDKRYSAPK; encoded by the coding sequence ATGCAACCCCGCATTCTCCATATCAGTTTATTTACGGCATTGATCGGTTTTGCCCTCATGGCGTGCATTTCTGAAAACGGTGAAACAAAACTCGAACTGCCCCCGCATTTTCCTGCAATGAACTACCCCGAGAACAATCAGTTCAACCAGGATAGGGTAGACTTGGGACGCAAATTGTTCTACGACCCGATTCTCTCGCGCAACAACGATATTTCCTGCGCTTCCTGCCACAAACAATCGCTGGCATTTGCTGATACTGCGGCTATTAGTCCCGGAACCGAAGGACGTATGGGCACACGTAATGCCCCGACGCTTGCCAATGTGGGGTACAATCCGACCGTATTGTTCGATGGTTTTTTGGAAACGCTGGAAAAACAGATTTTGGTTCCTATCCAGGAACATGCCGAGATGGACTTCAATATTGTGGATGTTTCCAAACGTATGAAAGCTGATCCTGCGTATGTTGCAATGAGTAAAAAAGCCTACGACCGCGAGCCTGATGCCTTTGTGATTACCCGTGCCATTTCTGCGTTTGAACGAACTTTAATCAGCAGTCATTCAAAATACGATGCGTTCCTACAGGGAAAGAAAAGACTGTCTGCGGCTGAAACGCGCGGCAAAAACCTGTTTTTTGATCGTTTGCATTGTTCTCAGTGCCACGGTGGATTCAACTTCACCGATTTCAGTGTACGAAACAACGGGTTGTTCCCCGTTTATGCCGATTCAGGCAGAATGCGGGTCACGCAACTGGAAATCGACCGCGATATGGTGAAAGTTCCCACGCTGCGCAACATTACTCTCACCGCACCTTATATGCACGACGGCCGTTTTAAAACCCTGCGCGATGTACTGAATCACTACGAAAGCGGCGGTGAACCACATCCTAACAAAAGTGCCGTTATTCAACCATTTACGTTGACGGAAGCTGAAGAAAACGACTTGATTTCATTCTTGAAAACCCTAACCGACAAGCAGTTTATCACCGATAAACGATATAGCGCTCCCAAATAA
- a CDS encoding cytochrome-c peroxidase — protein sequence MKKWNRIWLALLLGVVIFSCKKTLLDPTGNTSLDLTPYTIDYNTLADPNLPGDNPLTKEKVELGRMLFYENLLSGDGTMSCSSCHNQNNAFSDTAQFSTGIDGLQGARQAMAIFNMAWNDNEFFWDGRAHFLRDQALKPIQDPLEMHETLPNAIAKLEAKGRYRVQFSKAFGNDSITSDRMALALEAFMFTLVSNQSKYDRYLTGNATLSASEERGRALFFDEYNPFFPELSGADCAHCHSGSNFENDQYMNNGLDDEAQISDLGRQTVTNSATDKGKFKVPSLRNIALTFPYMHDGRFRTLEEVVEHYNSGIHASNTLEPQLAYTMPTGLMLNAQDKMDLVNFLKTLTDYQFIKNPAFGSPF from the coding sequence ATGAAAAAATGGAATCGTATTTGGCTGGCTTTGTTACTCGGTGTGGTCATTTTTTCCTGTAAGAAAACATTGCTTGATCCCACAGGGAACACTTCTTTGGATCTCACTCCTTATACGATTGACTACAACACGCTTGCCGATCCAAATCTTCCGGGCGATAATCCATTAACGAAGGAAAAAGTGGAACTCGGGCGGATGCTCTTTTATGAAAATCTGCTTTCAGGCGATGGCACAATGTCTTGCTCTTCCTGCCACAATCAAAATAATGCTTTTTCGGATACAGCGCAGTTTTCTACTGGAATTGACGGATTACAAGGAGCACGACAGGCGATGGCTATTTTCAACATGGCCTGGAACGATAATGAATTTTTCTGGGACGGAAGAGCGCATTTCCTGCGTGACCAGGCGTTAAAACCAATCCAGGATCCACTGGAAATGCACGAAACATTGCCCAACGCGATTGCCAAACTGGAAGCCAAAGGACGTTACCGGGTTCAATTCTCCAAGGCTTTTGGCAACGATTCCATCACTTCCGATCGCATGGCACTGGCATTGGAAGCGTTTATGTTTACACTGGTTTCCAATCAATCGAAATACGACCGTTATTTAACCGGAAATGCCACCTTAAGCGCAAGCGAAGAACGTGGGAGAGCGTTGTTTTTTGACGAATACAATCCGTTTTTTCCGGAGCTTTCCGGGGCCGATTGCGCGCATTGTCACAGCGGCAGCAATTTCGAGAACGATCAGTACATGAACAACGGTTTGGACGATGAAGCACAAATTTCCGACCTTGGAAGACAGACAGTGACCAATTCTGCAACAGATAAAGGGAAATTCAAAGTACCTTCTTTACGAAATATCGCGCTAACATTTCCGTACATGCACGATGGACGTTTCCGTACATTGGAAGAAGTTGTGGAACATTACAATTCGGGGATTCACGCGTCAAACACTTTGGAACCACAGCTGGCGTATACCATGCCTACGGGATTGATGTTAAACGCCCAGGACAAAATGGATTTGGTGAATTTCCTGAAAACATTGACGGATTATCAGTTTATTAAGAATCCGGCGTTTGGTTCGCCTTTTTAA